One segment of Panicum virgatum strain AP13 chromosome 1K, P.virgatum_v5, whole genome shotgun sequence DNA contains the following:
- the LOC120694061 gene encoding V-type proton ATPase subunit B 2 gives MLGRIFNGSGKPIDNGPPILPEAYLDISGSSINPSERTYPEEMIQTGISTIDVMNSIARGQKIPLFSAAGLPHNEIAAQICRQAGLVKRLENSGKHKEGGDEDNFAIVFAAMGVNMETAQFFKRDFEENGSMERVTLFLNLANDPTIERIITPRIALTTAEYLAYECGKHVLVILTDMSSYADALREVSAAREEVPGRRGYPGYMYTDLATIYERAGRIEGRKGSITQIPILTMPNDDITHPTPDLTGYITEGQIYIDRQLHNRQIYPPINVLPSLSRLMKSAIGEGMTRRDHSDVSNQLYANYAIGKDVQAMKAVVGEEALSSEDLLYLEFLDKFERKFVTQGAYDTRNIFQSLDLAWSLLRIFPRELLHRIPAKTLDQYYSRNATH, from the exons ATGCTTGGACGCATCTTTAATGGTTCTGGGAAACCTATTGATAATGGTCCTCCAATATTGCCTGAGGCTTATTTGGATATTTCTG GAAGTTCTATCAACCCCAGTGAGAGAACCTATCCAGAAGAGATGATTCAGACAGGAATATCCACCATTGATGTGATGAACTCAATTGCCCGAGGGCAAAAAATTCCTCTCTTTTCTGCTGCTGGGCTTCCCCACAATGAAATTGCTGCTCAGATATGTCGTCAAGCTGGTCTTGTCAAAAGGCTGGAGAATTCTGGCAAGCACAAGGAG GGTGGTGATGAAGACAACTTTGCCATTGTGTTTGCTGCTATGGGAGTAAACATGGAAACAGCCCAATTTTTCAAACGTGACTTTGAAGAAAATGGTTCTATGGAACGGGTCACCCTTTTCCTGAATCTG GCAAATGATCCTACAATTGAACGTATCATCACGCCTCGAATTGCTCTTACGACAGCAGAATATTTGGCATATGAATGTGGGAAGCACGTGCTTGTCATTCTGACAGATATGAGCTCTTATGCAGATGCACTTCGTGAG GTCTCAGCAGCACGAGAAGAGGTGCCTGGTAGGCGTGGTTATCCTGGATACATGTATACTGATCTGGCAACCATATATGAGCGAGCTGGGCGTATTGAAGGAAGAAAAGGATCAATTACTCAAATTCCTATTCTAACTATGCCTAATGATG ATATCACACATCCAACTCCGGATCTTACTGGATACATTACTGAAGGGCAGATATACATTGATAGACAGCTCCATAACAGACAG ATATACCCACCCATCAATGTTCTGCCATCTCTCTCACGGTTGATGAAG AGTGCTATTGGCGAGGGTATGACACGCCGAGATCATTCAGATGTGTCCAATCAG CTTTATGCCAACTATGCAATCGGCAAGGATGTGCAAGCTATGAAAGCAGTTGTTGGAGAGGAGGCTCTTTCATCCGAGGATCTG CTCTATCTAGAatttcttgacaagtttgagaGGAAGTTTGTGACACAAGGTGCATATGACACCCGAAACATTTTCCAGTCACTAGACCTGGCATGGTCTTTGCTTCGCATATTCCCTCGAGAACTTCTCCACCGTATCCCTGCAAAGACCTTGGATCAATACTACAGCAGGAATGCCACCCACTGA